CATTGTTTTTCTCCAAAATTAATTGTGAATTGTCAATTGTGAAGAGCCAATTGTGAACGAACAAGATCATTAAGAATTAATCATTAGCTATTCACAATTCACTATTATTCCGTTCTTAGGGCTTCAATCGGATCGAGTTGGGTGGCCCGCATGGCCGGATAAATCCCAAAGATCAGGCCGGCCAGCAAGCTAAAGCCCAGGGCCAGAACCAGGGAGTCCGGCTGAATGAGAACAGTAAAGGTAAACGTGGGCACTTGCCCCAACAAAGCTGCCAGGCTGTATGCCAGCCCCACCCCAATGAGACCACCCAAAAAACAGAGCATCAGGGCTTCGACCAGAAATTGCAACAGGATGTCGCTATCGTGCGCGCCCACGGC
This Anaerolineae bacterium DNA region includes the following protein-coding sequences:
- a CDS encoding FtsX-like permease family protein — translated: AVGAHDSDILLQFLVEALMLCFLGGLIGVGLAYSLAALLGQVPTFTFTVLIQPDSLVLALGFSLLAGLIFGIYPAMRATQLDPIEALRTE